Proteins found in one Amycolatopsis umgeniensis genomic segment:
- a CDS encoding MBL fold metallo-hydrolase, with protein sequence MNIVETYTGHVEPGGDAARRTLDALTITKLSVGPMDNNAYLLVCRAENEALLIDAANDPERISDLIGHGPDRPALKTVVTTHQHQDHWQALGAVAGANGSNTAAHPLDAEPLPIPPDFLVEHGDTVKVGQITLEVIHLRGHTPGSIALLYRDPAGHPHLFTGDSLFPGGVGKTNSPEKFKSLVDDVESRIFGELPDETWFYPGHGDDSTLGEQRPHVAEWRERGW encoded by the coding sequence GTGAACATCGTCGAGACCTACACCGGGCACGTCGAGCCCGGCGGTGACGCCGCCCGTCGCACCCTGGACGCACTCACCATCACGAAGCTGTCTGTCGGTCCGATGGACAACAACGCGTATCTGCTCGTCTGCCGCGCCGAGAACGAAGCACTGCTGATCGACGCCGCGAACGACCCGGAACGGATCTCCGACCTCATCGGCCACGGCCCCGACCGGCCCGCGCTGAAGACCGTCGTGACCACCCATCAGCACCAGGACCACTGGCAGGCCCTCGGCGCCGTCGCCGGCGCGAACGGCTCGAACACCGCCGCCCACCCGCTGGACGCCGAGCCGCTGCCGATCCCGCCGGACTTCCTCGTCGAACACGGCGACACGGTCAAGGTCGGGCAGATCACCCTCGAGGTGATCCACCTGCGCGGCCACACCCCCGGCTCGATCGCGCTGCTGTACCGCGACCCGGCCGGGCACCCGCACCTGTTCACCGGCGACTCCCTGTTCCCGGGCGGGGTGGGGAAGACGAATTCGCCGGAGAAGTTCAAGTCGCTGGTCGACGATGTGGAGTCGCGGATCTTCGGTGAACTGCCGGATGAGACGTGGTTCTACCCGGGGCACGGGGACGACTCGACTCTTGGTGAGCAGCGGCCGCACGTGGCGGAGTGGCGCGAACGCGGCTGGTGA
- a CDS encoding type II toxin-antitoxin system VapC family toxin yields the protein MAERHEAGVLDTCTYIDLGLLDPATLPKIPELTAVTVAELHQGVAMAKDGAVRAARTEKLGAAIVDFAPLPFDGDAAARYGTLVALVLAANRDPKPRRMDLMIAAIASSRALPLYTRNEDDFKGLGSMVEVVGV from the coding sequence GTGGCTGAGCGTCACGAGGCAGGCGTGCTCGACACCTGCACCTACATCGACCTTGGTTTGCTTGACCCCGCGACGTTGCCCAAGATCCCGGAGCTCACCGCCGTCACCGTGGCTGAGCTCCATCAAGGGGTGGCGATGGCGAAGGACGGCGCGGTCCGCGCGGCGCGCACCGAGAAACTCGGTGCCGCGATCGTCGACTTCGCCCCGCTTCCGTTCGACGGTGACGCCGCTGCGCGGTATGGAACGTTGGTCGCGCTGGTTCTCGCGGCGAACCGGGATCCGAAGCCTCGGCGGATGGATCTGATGATCGCCGCCATAGCGTCTTCGCGAGCATTGCCGCTCTATACCCGGAACGAAGACGACTTCAAAGGCCTGGGCAGCATGGTCGAAGTCGTCGGTGTCTGA
- a CDS encoding alcohol dehydrogenase catalytic domain-containing protein, which yields MPHSSSVARWTHVDFDARGAAAEAHSQARSVLVRVLAASVNPLDLQARRGDYRDQVALPAVIGNNVSGVVVESGPGAGDFKSGEEVWCLAPVGPMPSSMWSTRPLVAR from the coding sequence ATGCCGCACAGTTCATCCGTCGCGAGATGGACGCATGTCGACTTCGATGCGCGTGGAGCTGCTGCCGAGGCCCACTCCCAGGCCCGGTCAGTGCTGGTGCGCGTATTGGCCGCGTCCGTGAACCCTCTCGACCTGCAGGCCCGGCGCGGCGACTACCGCGACCAGGTGGCACTGCCCGCGGTGATCGGCAACAACGTGTCCGGCGTGGTGGTCGAGAGCGGCCCAGGGGCAGGTGACTTCAAGTCAGGGGAGGAGGTCTGGTGCCTGGCGCCCGTGGGACCTATGCCGAGTTCCATGTGGTCGACCAGGCCCCTGGTCGCCCGCTAG
- a CDS encoding type II toxin-antitoxin system Phd/YefM family antitoxin produces the protein MKVITQREFRNNSAAVMDAVEAGEIYHVTRNGVEVAELRPIPRRRRLTAEELVQRHRGLPRVEAAQMRQEADGFFGTEDRVDSGDVWEQRRG, from the coding sequence ATGAAGGTGATCACTCAGCGCGAGTTTCGCAACAACTCCGCCGCCGTCATGGACGCCGTCGAGGCCGGCGAGATCTACCATGTCACCCGCAACGGTGTCGAAGTGGCTGAGCTGCGGCCGATACCGCGTAGACGGCGCCTGACCGCCGAGGAACTGGTCCAGCGGCATCGTGGGTTGCCCAGGGTCGAGGCGGCTCAGATGCGGCAAGAAGCTGACGGGTTCTTCGGAACTGAAGACCGTGTTGATTCTGGCGACGTGTGGGAGCAGCGCCGTGGCTGA
- a CDS encoding acyltransferase family protein produces MPDASPRAPRKISWDVLRVVAVFAVMLGHVTHQGALLHPELVGYPFRVTAQFGAAILLVISAFFVCASLRKGEPRRWLWNRVARLVPAYLVAVAVTYVVARYATIRFSGLPFPPGVTGFLFGVPQGPPSDPSPWYVPTGSDLLANLGMVQEWGWRYELFYYLDGAYWTLPVQLVAFIAAALLWPRRWRTHRLTVGLLWALILIPLFLRFVVFDPVSTSKLTETFFYGLGLHRVHVFAIGIAIWLWAKRRLAHWHLALFLLAACAAQDLQVFPFHQALPNDPERWPSLAGFAIMLLAVCLAARGPDWRFPGLTRVAPAVTWLAGISYGLYLVHQELGYILARALLNVGVPGWLRLPIVLAAAVLGGWAITAGVERPVHRWLTARRDRRENPGKPQVKDSESVSVGGAS; encoded by the coding sequence GTGCCCGACGCCTCGCCGCGCGCTCCGCGCAAGATCAGCTGGGACGTCCTCCGCGTGGTCGCCGTGTTCGCGGTCATGCTCGGGCACGTCACCCATCAGGGTGCTCTCCTGCATCCGGAACTGGTGGGGTACCCCTTTCGGGTCACCGCTCAGTTCGGTGCGGCCATCCTTTTGGTGATCTCCGCCTTCTTCGTGTGCGCGAGCCTTCGAAAGGGTGAACCTCGGCGGTGGCTGTGGAACCGGGTCGCGCGGCTGGTGCCCGCGTATCTGGTCGCGGTGGCCGTCACCTATGTCGTCGCGCGGTACGCGACGATCCGGTTCAGCGGCCTGCCGTTCCCGCCCGGCGTCACCGGCTTCCTCTTCGGCGTCCCGCAGGGCCCACCGTCGGATCCGTCGCCCTGGTACGTCCCGACAGGCTCCGATCTGCTCGCCAACCTGGGCATGGTCCAAGAGTGGGGCTGGCGGTACGAACTCTTCTACTACCTCGACGGCGCCTACTGGACGTTGCCGGTCCAGCTCGTCGCGTTCATCGCCGCGGCGCTGCTGTGGCCACGCCGGTGGCGCACGCACCGGCTCACCGTCGGGCTGCTCTGGGCGCTGATCCTGATCCCGCTCTTCCTCCGGTTCGTCGTGTTCGACCCGGTGTCCACGTCGAAACTCACGGAGACCTTCTTCTACGGCCTGGGCCTGCATCGCGTCCACGTCTTCGCCATCGGGATCGCGATCTGGCTGTGGGCGAAACGACGGCTGGCGCACTGGCATCTCGCGCTCTTCCTGCTCGCCGCCTGCGCCGCGCAGGACCTGCAGGTCTTCCCGTTCCACCAGGCCCTGCCCAATGATCCCGAACGCTGGCCGTCGCTCGCCGGGTTCGCGATCATGCTGCTGGCCGTGTGTCTCGCGGCGCGGGGGCCGGACTGGCGCTTCCCCGGCCTCACCCGGGTCGCCCCGGCTGTCACCTGGCTCGCGGGCATCTCGTATGGTCTTTATCTGGTGCACCAGGAACTCGGTTACATCCTGGCCCGTGCCCTGCTGAACGTCGGCGTCCCCGGCTGGCTGCGTCTCCCCATCGTGCTGGCCGCCGCCGTACTCGGGGGCTGGGCGATCACCGCGGGCGTGGAACGGCCGGTCCACCGGTGGCTCACCGCTCGCCGGGATCGACGCGAGAATCCTGGAAAACCGCAGGTCAAGGACTCGGAATCAGTTTCTGTCGGTGGTGCCTCGTAG
- the uvrA gene encoding excinuclease ABC subunit UvrA has product MADRLVVRGAREHNLRGVDLDLPRDSLIVFTGLSGSGKSSLAFDTIFAEGQRRYVESLSAYARQFLGQMDKPDVDFIEGLSPAVSIDQKSTSRNPRSTVGTITEVYDYLRLLYARAGKAHCPQCGEAISKQTPQQIVDQVLAMEEGTRFQVLAPVVRGRKGEYLDLFENLQQQGYARVVVDGTIHPLTEPPKLKKQEKHQIAVIIDRLSVKTSSRQRLTDSVETALRLADGLIELEFVDLPDNDPHRVRGFSENLACPNGHPLAIEDLEPRSFSFNAPYGACPECSGIGVRKEVDPELVVPDDELSLGEGAIAPWAGGQSADYFIRLLESLSETVGFRMDTPWRRLTAKVQKAVLHGVDEQVHVRYKNRYGRQRSYYAAFEGVIPFLERRQEQTESEYMRERYEGYMREVPCPACQGTRLKPEILAVTLEHKTQGDRSIAEVCALSIAEASQFLDELELGKREQVIAGAVLKEIQARLRFLLDVGLNYLSLDRASGTLSGGEAQRIRLATQIGSGLVGVLYVLDEPSIGLHQRDNHRLIETLVRLRDLGNTLIVVEHDEDTIRSSDWVVDIGPGAGEHGGHIVHSGPYKKILKNKESITGAYLSGRSKIEVPAIRRPIDKKRQLTVVGAREHNLRGLDVSFPLGCLVSVTGVSGSGKSTLVNDILATVLANKLNGARQVPGRHTRVNGLAGVDKLVRVDQSPIGRTPRSNPATYTGVWDHVRKLFAATTEAKVRGYQQGRFSFNVKGGRCEACAGDGTIKIEMNFLPDVYVPCEVCKGDRYNRETLEVHYKGKTVSDVLNMPIEEAAEFFEPIKAIHRHLATLVDVGLGYVRLGQPAPTLSGGEAQRVKLASELQKRSTGKTVYILDEPTTGLHFEDISKLIGVINGLVDKGNTVIVIEHNLDVIKTSDWVIDMGPEGGSGGGTVIAEGTPEQVASVDESYTGEFLKSVLA; this is encoded by the coding sequence GTGGCTGATCGCCTCGTTGTTCGCGGCGCCCGCGAGCACAACCTCCGCGGAGTGGATCTCGACCTGCCCCGCGACAGCCTGATCGTGTTCACCGGTCTGTCCGGGTCCGGAAAGTCGAGCCTCGCCTTCGACACCATCTTCGCCGAGGGGCAGCGCCGTTACGTCGAGTCGCTGTCGGCGTACGCGCGCCAGTTCCTCGGCCAGATGGACAAGCCGGACGTCGACTTCATCGAGGGCCTGTCGCCCGCGGTGTCGATCGACCAGAAGTCCACCTCGCGCAACCCGCGTTCGACCGTCGGCACCATCACCGAGGTCTACGACTACCTGCGCCTGCTCTACGCCCGCGCCGGCAAGGCGCACTGCCCGCAGTGCGGCGAGGCGATCAGCAAGCAGACCCCGCAGCAGATCGTCGACCAGGTGCTCGCCATGGAGGAGGGCACCCGCTTCCAGGTGCTCGCCCCGGTCGTCCGCGGGCGCAAGGGGGAGTACCTCGACCTCTTCGAGAACCTGCAGCAGCAGGGTTACGCGCGCGTCGTGGTCGACGGGACGATCCACCCGCTCACCGAGCCGCCGAAGCTGAAGAAGCAGGAAAAGCACCAGATCGCCGTCATCATCGACAGGCTCTCGGTGAAGACGAGTTCACGGCAGCGGCTCACCGACTCGGTCGAGACGGCGCTCCGGCTGGCCGACGGCCTGATCGAGCTGGAGTTCGTCGACCTGCCGGACAACGACCCGCACCGCGTGCGCGGGTTCTCCGAGAACCTGGCTTGCCCCAACGGCCACCCGCTGGCGATCGAGGACCTCGAGCCGCGGTCGTTCTCCTTCAACGCGCCCTACGGCGCCTGCCCCGAATGCTCCGGTATCGGCGTCCGCAAGGAGGTCGACCCGGAACTCGTGGTCCCGGACGACGAGCTGTCCCTCGGCGAGGGCGCCATCGCGCCGTGGGCGGGCGGCCAGAGCGCGGACTACTTCATCCGCTTGCTGGAGTCGCTTTCGGAGACCGTCGGCTTCCGGATGGACACCCCGTGGCGCAGGCTGACGGCGAAGGTCCAGAAAGCCGTTCTGCACGGTGTCGACGAGCAGGTCCACGTCCGCTACAAGAACCGCTACGGCCGCCAGCGTTCGTACTACGCGGCCTTCGAGGGCGTCATCCCGTTCCTCGAGCGGCGCCAGGAGCAGACAGAGTCCGAGTACATGCGTGAGCGGTACGAGGGCTACATGCGCGAGGTGCCGTGCCCGGCCTGTCAGGGCACGCGGCTCAAGCCGGAGATCCTCGCGGTCACCCTCGAGCACAAGACGCAGGGCGACCGGTCGATCGCCGAGGTTTGCGCGCTCTCGATCGCCGAAGCCTCGCAGTTCCTCGACGAGCTGGAGCTCGGCAAACGCGAGCAGGTGATCGCCGGGGCCGTGCTCAAGGAGATCCAGGCGCGGTTGCGCTTCCTCCTGGACGTCGGCCTCAACTACCTCTCGCTCGACCGTGCCTCCGGGACGCTGTCCGGGGGCGAGGCACAGCGCATCCGGCTCGCCACGCAGATCGGCTCCGGTCTGGTCGGCGTGCTGTACGTGCTGGACGAGCCGTCGATCGGGCTGCACCAGCGCGACAACCACCGGCTGATCGAGACGCTGGTCCGGCTGCGCGACCTCGGCAACACGCTGATCGTCGTCGAGCACGACGAGGACACCATCCGCTCCAGCGACTGGGTGGTCGACATCGGCCCCGGCGCCGGTGAGCACGGCGGCCACATCGTCCACAGTGGACCGTACAAGAAGATCCTGAAGAACAAGGAATCCATCACCGGCGCGTACCTCTCGGGCCGCAGCAAGATCGAGGTCCCGGCGATCCGGCGCCCGATCGACAAGAAGCGTCAGCTGACCGTCGTCGGCGCGCGCGAGCACAACCTGCGCGGTCTCGACGTGTCGTTCCCGCTCGGCTGTCTCGTGTCGGTCACCGGTGTTTCGGGTTCCGGGAAGTCCACGCTGGTCAACGACATCCTCGCGACCGTGCTGGCGAACAAGCTCAACGGCGCCCGCCAGGTGCCGGGGCGGCACACGCGCGTCAACGGTCTCGCCGGCGTCGACAAGCTGGTCCGCGTCGACCAGTCGCCGATCGGCCGCACCCCGCGATCCAACCCGGCGACGTACACCGGCGTCTGGGATCACGTGCGCAAACTGTTCGCCGCGACCACCGAGGCGAAGGTGCGTGGTTACCAGCAGGGCCGGTTCTCCTTCAACGTCAAGGGCGGCCGGTGCGAGGCGTGCGCCGGTGACGGCACGATCAAGATCGAGATGAACTTCCTGCCGGACGTCTACGTCCCGTGCGAGGTGTGCAAGGGCGACCGGTACAACCGGGAGACCCTCGAGGTGCACTACAAGGGCAAGACCGTCTCGGACGTGCTGAACATGCCGATCGAGGAAGCGGCCGAGTTCTTCGAGCCGATCAAGGCGATCCACCGGCACCTGGCCACCCTCGTCGACGTCGGCCTCGGCTACGTCCGGCTCGGGCAGCCCGCGCCGACGCTGTCGGGCGGTGAGGCGCAGCGCGTCAAGCTCGCCAGCGAACTGCAGAAGCGGTCCACCGGCAAGACCGTGTACATTCTCGACGAGCCGACCACCGGTCTGCACTTCGAGGACATCAGCAAGCTGATCGGCGTGATCAACGGGCTGGTGGACAAGGGCAACACGGTGATCGTGATCGAACACAACCTCGACGTCATCAAGACCTCGGACTGGGTCATCGACATGGGCCCCGAGGGTGGTTCCGGCGGTGGCACCGTGATCGCGGAGGGCACGCCGGAGCAGGTCGCTTCCGTGGACGAGAGCTACACCGGCGAGTTTTTGAAGTCCGTTCTCGCTTGA